A DNA window from Ostrea edulis chromosome 5, xbOstEdul1.1, whole genome shotgun sequence contains the following coding sequences:
- the LOC125651610 gene encoding protein FAM81A-like, whose translation MATQTGVVLPQLRRSHHKNQFEIVEQDYDAIRVQSPRRQLRTSYDNDRSIVTPKSGRLMVLEDKVAKALEQQSQVLSQQEQVAKALNDQQRMTEGLIQKAFDNREDFIENLSRVQNDRLEENTKHLLQNHISYITAIVSRLNKDISTLEDEIRNRDMAVVGTNSAVGKIEVHQVTMMQDLRSRIVRCDQALTKHSADINSCRSEITGAMREQQTMRENLKEHIHRVEAEMLTMMGELERIHGEQNTELNHMKKDTNRELSLVGERNNAILNDVKATLSAYKLSIENDRDRFEERMMSLLDRATGNWTSLLEKVDKRIEDNVYSLEIRMQKLEEALTYDRKVISDLQAKVETRILGRLDTHTRYHQEELAKAKREFREGFTSVHDSISNAKKVLEGKSKLLEDKLKKDISQVRKLVVLA comes from the exons ATGGCAACTCAGACAGGGGTGGTGTTACCACAGCTACGACGATCACATCACAAAAATCAGTTTGAGATTGTAGAGCAAGATTATGATGCCATCCGTGTTCAAAGTCCGCGTCGACAATTACGGACATCCTACGATAATGACAGAAGTATTGTCACTCCCAAATCAGGGAGGCTCATGGTTCTGGAGGATAAGGTGGCAAAGGCCCTGGAGCAACAGAGTCAGGTTCTATCTCAGCAGGAACAGGTGGCCAAAGCCTTGAATGACCAGCAGAGGATGACCGAGGGCCTCATACAGAAAGCGTTCGACAACCGGGAGGATTTCATAGAGAACCTGAGTCGTGTACAAAATGACAGATTGGAGGAAAATACCAAGCATCTTTTACAAAACCACATCAGCTACATCACAGCTATTGTGTCAAGACTGAACAAAGACATTTCT ACCTTGGAAGATGAAATTCGTAACAGGGACATGGCAGTAGTTGGAACAAATTCTGCTGTTGGGAAAATCGAAGTCCATCAGGTGACCATGATGCAGGACCTTCGTAGCAGAATTGTACGCTGTGACCAGGCCCTGACAAAGCACAGTGCGGATATAAACAGCTGTCGCAGTGAGATAACCGGTGCTATGCGGGAACAACAAACCATGAGAGAAAATCTAAAGGAACACATTCATAGAGTGGAAGCAGAG ATGTTAACTATGATGGGAGAGCTTGAACGAATTCATGGAGAACAGAATACGGAACTGAATCACATGAAAAAGGACACAAATCGAGAACTATCTCTGGTTGGGGAGAggaacaatgcaattttaaatGATGTCAAGGCTACTCTCTCAGCTTACAAACTATCCATTGAGAATGACCGGGATCGATTTGAGGAGAGAATGATGTCTCTCTTAGACAGAGCCACAGGAAACTGGACATCTCTCTTG GAAAAGGTTGACAAAAGGATAGAGGACAATGTGTACAGTTTAGAGATCCGTATGCAAAAGCTGGAGGAGGCACTGACTTATGATAGAAAAGTCATCTCGGATCTTCAGGCA AAAGTGGAGACTCGAATTCTAGGCAGACTCGATACTCATACTCGTTATCATCAGGAAGAACTTGCAAAGGCCAAGCGGGAATTCCGGGAAGGGTTTACATCTGTACATGACAGTATATCAAATGCAAAGAAAGTGTTAGAGGGAAAATCCAAACTGTTGGAGGACAAGCTTAAAAAAGACATCAGCCAAGTCCGAAAATTAGTAGTACTGGCCTAA